The following are from one region of the Microtus pennsylvanicus isolate mMicPen1 chromosome 15, mMicPen1.hap1, whole genome shotgun sequence genome:
- the Fitm1 gene encoding fat storage-inducing transmembrane protein 1, producing MDRGPMVGAGPGAGTRVRALLGCLVKALLWVASALLYFGSEQAARLLGSPCLRRLYHAWLAAVVIFGPLLQFHVNSRTIFASHGNFFNIKFVNSAWGWTCTFLGGFVLLVVFLATRRVAVTARHLSRLVVGAAVWRGAGRAFLLIEDLTGSCFEPLPQGLLLHELPDRRSCLAAGHQWRGYTVSSHTFLLTFCCLLMAEEAAVFAKYLAHGLPAGAPLRLVFLLNVLLLGLWNFLLLCTVIYFHQYTHKVVGAAVGTFAWYLTYGSWYHQPWSPGIPGHGLFPRSRSIRKHN from the exons atGGACCGGGGACCGATGGTGGGGGCAGGGCCGGGGGCCGGGACCCGAGTCCGAGCACTGCTCGGGTGCCTGGTCAAGGCGCTGCTCTGGGTGGCCTCTGCCTTACTGTATTTTGGAAGTGAACAAGCCGCGCGCCTCCTAGGCAGCCCCTGCTTACGGCGCCTCTACCACGCTTGGTTGGCAGCAGTGGTCATCTTTGGGCCCCTTCTGCAGTTTCATGTCAACTCCCGGACGATCTTCGCTAGCCACGGCAACTTCTTCAACAT AAAGTTTGTGAATTCAGCATGGGGCTGGACATGTACCTTCTTGGGGGGCTTTGTGTTGCTGGTGGTGTTCCTGGCTACACGACGCGTGGCAGTGACAGCCAGGCACCTGAGCCGACTGGTGGTGGGGGCAGCTGTCTGGCGGGGGGCCGGCCGGGCCTTTCTACTCATCGAGGACCTGACCGGTTCCTGCTTCGAGCCTCTGCCCCAGGGCCTACTGCTGCATGAGTTGCCTGACCGCAGGAGCTGCCTGGCAGCCGGCCACCAGTGGCGAGGCTACACTGTCTCCTCCCACACCTTCCTGCTCACCTTCTGCTGCCTCCTCATGGCTGAGGAAGCCGCTGTATTTGCCAAGTACCTGGCCCACGGGCTACCAGCTGGGGCCCCCCTGCGCCTTGTTTTCCTACTCAATGTGCTATTGCTGGGCCTCTGGAACTTCTTGCTGCTCTGCACTGTCATCTACTTCCATCAATACACCCACAAGGTGGTGGGTGCAGCAGTAGGCACATTTGCCTGGTACCTTACCTATGGTAGCTGGTACCACCAGCCCTGGTCTCCTGGGATCCCAGGCCATGGGCTCTTCCCCCGATCCCGCTCAATCCGCAAACataactga
- the Psme1 gene encoding proteasome activator complex subunit 1, with translation MATLRVHPEAQAKVDVFRKDLCSKTENLLGSYFPKKIAELDAFLKEPDLNEVNLSSLKAPLDIPIPDPVKEKEKEERKKQQEKEEKDEKKKGEDEEKGPPCGPVNCNEKIVVLLQRLKPEIKDVTEQLNLVTTWLQLQIPRIEDGNNFGVAVQEKVFELMTSLHTKLEGFHTQISKYFSERGDAVAKAAKQPHVGDYRQLVHELDEAEYQDIRLMVMEIRNAYAVLYDIILKNFEKLKKPRGETKGMIY, from the exons ATGGCCACACTGAGGGTCCATCCTGAAGCCCAAGCCAAG GTGGATGTGTTCCGCAAAGACCTGTGTAGCAAG ACAGAAAACCTGCTTGGGAGCTATTTTCCCAAGAAGATCGCAGAGCTGGATGCATTCTTAAAG GAGCCAGATCTCAATGAAGTCAACCTGAGCAGTCTGAAGGCTCCACTGGACATCCCCATACCTGATCCagtcaaggagaaagagaaggaggagcggAAGAAACAACAGGAG aaggaagagaaggatgagaagaagaagggggaagatgaagaaaaag GTCCTCCCTGTGGCCCAGTCAACTGCAATGAGAAGATTGTGGTCCTCCTGCAGCGCCTAAAGCCTGAGATCAAGGATGTCACTGAGCAACTCAATCTG GTCACTACCTGGCTGCAACTACAGATACCTCGGATAGAGGATGGGAATAACTTTGGGGTGGCTGTCCAG GAGAAGGTGTTTGAGCTGATGACCAGCCTTCACACCAAGCTGGAGGGCTTCCACACTCAAATTTCTAA GTACTTCTCAGAGAGGGGTGACGCAGTGGCCAAAGCAGCCAAACAGCCCCACGTG GGTGATTATCGGCAGCTGGTGCACGAGCTGGACGAGGCAGAGTACCAGGACATCCGGCTGATGGTCATGGAGATCCGTAATGCTTAT GCTGTGTTATACGACATCATCCTGAAGAACTTCGAGAAGCTCAAGAAGCCCCGTGGAGAAACAAAGGGAATGATCTATTGA
- the Dcaf11 gene encoding DDB1- and CUL4-associated factor 11 isoform X2, giving the protein MKMWIWPRGQVRLVQGGGAANLQLIQALSDSEEEHDSAWDGRLGDRYNPPVDATPDTGELEYNEIKTQVELATGRLGLRRTAQEHSFPRMLHQRERGLCHRGSFSLGEQSRVMSHFLPNDLSFTDTYSQKAFCGIYSKDGQIFMSACQDQTIRLYDCRYGRFHKFKSIKARDVGWSVLDVAFTPDGNHFLYSSWSDYIHICNIYGEGDTHTALDLRPEERRFAVFSIAVSSDGREVLGGANDGCLYVFDREQNRRTLQIESHEDDVNAVAFADISSQILFSGGDDAICKVWDRRTMREDDPKPVGALAGHQDGITFIDSKGDARYLISNSKDQTIKLWDIRRFSSREGMEASRQAATQQNWDYRWQQVPKKAWKKLKLPGDSSLMTYRGHGVLHTLIRCRFSPAHSTGQQFIYSGCSTGKVVVYDLLSGHIVKKLTNHKACVRDVSWHPFEEKIVSSSWDGNLRLWQYRQAEYFQDDMPESEKGSSAPTPVSCPSVAFSSPQ; this is encoded by the exons atgaagatgTGGATCTGGCCCAG AGGCCAAGTGAGGCTGGTGCAAGGAGGAGGCGCAGCAAACTTACAACTCATCCAGGCCCTCTCAGACTCAGAGGAAGAGCATGACAGTGCCTGGGATGGTCGCCTCGGAGATCGATACAACCCACCTG TGGATGCAACCCCTGACACTGGGGAGCTGGAATACAATGAGATCAAGACGCAGGTGGAACTGGCCACAGGGCGGCTAGGCCTCAGGAGAACTGCTCAGGAGCACAGCTTCCCGCGAATGCTACACCAG AGAGAACGGGGCCTCTGCCACCGGGGAAGCTTCTCCCTTGGAGAACAGTCTCGAGTGATGTCTCA CTTCTTGCCCAATGATCTAAGCTTCACTGATACCTACTCTCAGAAGGCATTCTGTGGCATCTACAGTAAAGATGGTCAAATCTTCATGTCTGCTTGCCAAG ATCAGACAATCCGACTGTACGACTGTCGGTATGGCCGCTTCCATAAATTCAAAAGCATCAAGGCCCGGGACGTAGGCTGGAGTGTCTTGGACGTGGCCTTCACTCCTGACGGAAACCACTTTCTGTACTCCAGCTGGTCTGATTACA ttCATATCTGCAATATCTATGgggaaggagacacacacactgcCCTGGACCTAAG GCCAGAAGAACGTCGTTTTGCTGTCTTCTCCATTGCTGTCTCCTCAGATGGACGAGAAGTACTAGGAGG CGCCAATGATGGCTGCCTTTATGTCTTTGACCGAGAACAAAACCGGCGCACTCTTCAG ATTGAGTCTCATGAGGACGACGTGAATGCAGTGGCGTTTGCTGACATAAGCTCCCAAATCCTGTTTTCTGGGGGAGATGATGCCATCTGCAAAGTGTGGGATCGACGCACCATGAGAGAGGATGATCCCAAGCCTGTGGGTGCCCTGGCTGGACACCAGGATGGCATCACCTTTATTGACAGCAAG GGTGATGCCCGGTATCTCATTTCCAACTCCAAAGACCAGACCATTAAGCTTTGGGATATCAGACGCTTTTCCAGCCGAGAAGGCATGGAAGCATCACGCCAGGCTGCCACACAGCAAAACTGGGACTATCGGTGGCAGCAGGTACCCAAGAAAG CCTGGAAGAAGCTGAAGCTCCCGGGAGACAGCTCCTTGATGACCTACCGAGGCCATGGAGTGCTGCACACTCTGATCCGCTGCCGGTTCTCCCCAGCCCACAGCACTGGCCAGCAGTTCATCTACAGTGGCTGCTCTACTGGCAAAGTAGTTG TATATGACCTCCTAAGCGGCCACATTGTGAAGAAGCTGACCAACCACAAGGCATGTGTGCGTGATGTCAGTTGGCACCCCTTTGAGGAAAAGATTGTCAGCAGTTCG TGGGATGGGAATCTGCGTCTTTGGCAGTACCGCCAGGCTGAGTACTTCCAGGATGACATGCCAGAGTCTGAGAAAGGTTCCAGTGCTCCCACTCCGGTGTCCTGCCCTTCTGTGGCCTTTTCCTCCCCTCAGTAG
- the Dcaf11 gene encoding DDB1- and CUL4-associated factor 11 isoform X1 encodes MGSRNSSSAGSGSLEPSEGLSRRAAGSRRSEEEEEEDEDVDLAQVLAYLLRRGQVRLVQGGGAANLQLIQALSDSEEEHDSAWDGRLGDRYNPPVDATPDTGELEYNEIKTQVELATGRLGLRRTAQEHSFPRMLHQRERGLCHRGSFSLGEQSRVMSHFLPNDLSFTDTYSQKAFCGIYSKDGQIFMSACQDQTIRLYDCRYGRFHKFKSIKARDVGWSVLDVAFTPDGNHFLYSSWSDYIHICNIYGEGDTHTALDLRPEERRFAVFSIAVSSDGREVLGGANDGCLYVFDREQNRRTLQIESHEDDVNAVAFADISSQILFSGGDDAICKVWDRRTMREDDPKPVGALAGHQDGITFIDSKGDARYLISNSKDQTIKLWDIRRFSSREGMEASRQAATQQNWDYRWQQVPKKAWKKLKLPGDSSLMTYRGHGVLHTLIRCRFSPAHSTGQQFIYSGCSTGKVVVYDLLSGHIVKKLTNHKACVRDVSWHPFEEKIVSSSWDGNLRLWQYRQAEYFQDDMPESEKGSSAPTPVSCPSVAFSSPQ; translated from the exons ATGGGATCGCGGAACAGCAGCAGCGCAGGATCCGGGTCCTTAGAGCCCTCCGAGGGCTTGTCCCGAAGAGCGGCTGGCTCGCGTCggagtgaggaagaagaggaagaggatgaagatgTGGATCTGGCCCAGGTACTGGCCTATCTCCTCCGCAG AGGCCAAGTGAGGCTGGTGCAAGGAGGAGGCGCAGCAAACTTACAACTCATCCAGGCCCTCTCAGACTCAGAGGAAGAGCATGACAGTGCCTGGGATGGTCGCCTCGGAGATCGATACAACCCACCTG TGGATGCAACCCCTGACACTGGGGAGCTGGAATACAATGAGATCAAGACGCAGGTGGAACTGGCCACAGGGCGGCTAGGCCTCAGGAGAACTGCTCAGGAGCACAGCTTCCCGCGAATGCTACACCAG AGAGAACGGGGCCTCTGCCACCGGGGAAGCTTCTCCCTTGGAGAACAGTCTCGAGTGATGTCTCA CTTCTTGCCCAATGATCTAAGCTTCACTGATACCTACTCTCAGAAGGCATTCTGTGGCATCTACAGTAAAGATGGTCAAATCTTCATGTCTGCTTGCCAAG ATCAGACAATCCGACTGTACGACTGTCGGTATGGCCGCTTCCATAAATTCAAAAGCATCAAGGCCCGGGACGTAGGCTGGAGTGTCTTGGACGTGGCCTTCACTCCTGACGGAAACCACTTTCTGTACTCCAGCTGGTCTGATTACA ttCATATCTGCAATATCTATGgggaaggagacacacacactgcCCTGGACCTAAG GCCAGAAGAACGTCGTTTTGCTGTCTTCTCCATTGCTGTCTCCTCAGATGGACGAGAAGTACTAGGAGG CGCCAATGATGGCTGCCTTTATGTCTTTGACCGAGAACAAAACCGGCGCACTCTTCAG ATTGAGTCTCATGAGGACGACGTGAATGCAGTGGCGTTTGCTGACATAAGCTCCCAAATCCTGTTTTCTGGGGGAGATGATGCCATCTGCAAAGTGTGGGATCGACGCACCATGAGAGAGGATGATCCCAAGCCTGTGGGTGCCCTGGCTGGACACCAGGATGGCATCACCTTTATTGACAGCAAG GGTGATGCCCGGTATCTCATTTCCAACTCCAAAGACCAGACCATTAAGCTTTGGGATATCAGACGCTTTTCCAGCCGAGAAGGCATGGAAGCATCACGCCAGGCTGCCACACAGCAAAACTGGGACTATCGGTGGCAGCAGGTACCCAAGAAAG CCTGGAAGAAGCTGAAGCTCCCGGGAGACAGCTCCTTGATGACCTACCGAGGCCATGGAGTGCTGCACACTCTGATCCGCTGCCGGTTCTCCCCAGCCCACAGCACTGGCCAGCAGTTCATCTACAGTGGCTGCTCTACTGGCAAAGTAGTTG TATATGACCTCCTAAGCGGCCACATTGTGAAGAAGCTGACCAACCACAAGGCATGTGTGCGTGATGTCAGTTGGCACCCCTTTGAGGAAAAGATTGTCAGCAGTTCG TGGGATGGGAATCTGCGTCTTTGGCAGTACCGCCAGGCTGAGTACTTCCAGGATGACATGCCAGAGTCTGAGAAAGGTTCCAGTGCTCCCACTCCGGTGTCCTGCCCTTCTGTGGCCTTTTCCTCCCCTCAGTAG